A single genomic interval of Gossypium raimondii isolate GPD5lz chromosome 11, ASM2569854v1, whole genome shotgun sequence harbors:
- the LOC105802909 gene encoding pectin acetylesterase 6 isoform X2 codes for MKRVLIWVLSLWSIVGIGWSRSEDGLQELKAKDRLLSFLEKDAVSPGANSLMIPLTLIQGAASKGAVCLDGTPPGYHLDRGFGSGSNSWLIQLEGGGWCNTVRSCVFRKTTRRGSSKFMEKRLNFTGILSNKAEENPDFYNWNRVKLRYCDGASFAGEGQNEANQLYFRGQRIWSAAMEELMAKGMQNAEQALLSGCSAGGLASILHCDEFKDMFPSTTKVKCLSDAGVFLDATNVAGGHTLRDMYRGVVTLQCFFPQNLIANIQTPLFLLNAAYDAWQVQESLIPSSADPHSFWRDCKMDHSHCNSSQMLFLQDFRNQMLSGINGFSMSNQNGLFINSCFAHCQSERQDTWYANDSPRIGNKAIAASVGDWFFDRTATKAIDCPYPCDNTCHNLIFNDVTSTITISESTRLTFTPLNLLNAFLITLICVPNASWGFSLDSD; via the exons atGAAGCGAGTTCTGATATGGGTTTTGAGTTTGTGGAGTATAGTTGGGATTGGTTGGAGCCGATCTGAAGATGGGTTGCAAGAACTTAAAGCTAAAGACAGATTACTTTCCTTCTTAGAGAAAGATGCAGTATCCCCTGGTGCCAACTCTCTCATGATTCCCCTCACTCTCATTCAAGGAGCTGCTTCTAAAGGAGCTG TTTGTCTGGATGGGACGCCTCCTGGTTATCATCTGGATCGTGGGTTCGGCTCTGGTTCAAACAGCTGGCTCATCCAATTGGAG gGAGGCGGATGGTGTAATACCGTTCGAAGTTGTGTCTTCCGCAAAACTACTCGACGTGGTTCATCAAAATTTATGGAGAAGCGACTAAATTTTACTGGAATATTGAGCAATAAAGCTGAAGAAAACCCTG ATTTCTATAACTGGAACAGAGTGAAGCTACGTTACTGTGATGGGGCATCTTTTGCTGGGGAGGGCCAGAATGAG GCTAACCAACTTTATTTTAGAGGACAAAGGATCTGGTCTGCTGCTATGGAGGAATTAATGGCCAAGGGAATGCAGAATGCTGAGCAG GCTCTTCTTTCTGGATGCTCAGCTGGGGGTCTAGCTTCCATTCTTCATTGTGATGAATTTAAGGATATGTTTCCAAGCACTACAAAAGTAAAATGTCTAAGTGATGCAGGCGTGTTCCTTGATGC AACCAATGTGGCTGGTGGACATACCTTAAGGGATATGTATAGGGGTGTGGTTACCTTACAG TGCTTCTTCCCTCAAAACTTGATTGCAAATATCCAGACCCCTCTGTTCCTTCTCAATGCAGCCTATGATGCATGGCAG GTCCAAGAGAGTTTAATTCCATCATCTGCTGATCCTCACAGCTTCTGGCGTGACTGCAAAATGGATCATTCTCATTGTAACTCATCACAAATGCTGTTTCTGCAAG ACTTCAGGAATCAAATGCTCAGTGGCATAAATGGTTTCTCAATGTCCAACCAAAATGGTTTATTCATAAATTCTTGTTTTGCTCACTGCCAGTCAGAGAGACAGGACACATGGTATGCAAATGATTCCCCTCGTATTGGAAACAAG GCAATTGCAGCATCTGTTGGAGACTGGTTCTTTGATCGAACAGCTACTAAAGCTATTGACTGTCCGTACCCCTGTGACAATACTTGTCacaatcttatcttcaa TGATGTTACTTCAACCATAACAATCTCAGAGTCGACAAGATTGACATTTACTCCCCTAAATCTGCTTAATGCCTTCTTGATCACCTTAATATGTGTTCCAAATGCATCATGGGGTTTCAGTTTGGACAGTGACtaa
- the LOC105802909 gene encoding pectin acetylesterase 6 isoform X1, with protein MKRVLIWVLSLWSIVGIGWSRSEDGLQELKAKDRLLSFLEKDAVSPGANSLMIPLTLIQGAASKGAVCLDGTPPGYHLDRGFGSGSNSWLIQLEGGGWCNTVRSCVFRKTTRRGSSKFMEKRLNFTGILSNKAEENPDFYNWNRVKLRYCDGASFAGEGQNEANQLYFRGQRIWSAAMEELMAKGMQNAEQALLSGCSAGGLASILHCDEFKDMFPSTTKVKCLSDAGVFLDATNVAGGHTLRDMYRGVVTLQGVQKNLPNTCTSQMDPTSCFFPQNLIANIQTPLFLLNAAYDAWQVQESLIPSSADPHSFWRDCKMDHSHCNSSQMLFLQDFRNQMLSGINGFSMSNQNGLFINSCFAHCQSERQDTWYANDSPRIGNKAIAASVGDWFFDRTATKAIDCPYPCDNTCHNLIFNDVTSTITISESTRLTFTPLNLLNAFLITLICVPNASWGFSLDSD; from the exons atGAAGCGAGTTCTGATATGGGTTTTGAGTTTGTGGAGTATAGTTGGGATTGGTTGGAGCCGATCTGAAGATGGGTTGCAAGAACTTAAAGCTAAAGACAGATTACTTTCCTTCTTAGAGAAAGATGCAGTATCCCCTGGTGCCAACTCTCTCATGATTCCCCTCACTCTCATTCAAGGAGCTGCTTCTAAAGGAGCTG TTTGTCTGGATGGGACGCCTCCTGGTTATCATCTGGATCGTGGGTTCGGCTCTGGTTCAAACAGCTGGCTCATCCAATTGGAG gGAGGCGGATGGTGTAATACCGTTCGAAGTTGTGTCTTCCGCAAAACTACTCGACGTGGTTCATCAAAATTTATGGAGAAGCGACTAAATTTTACTGGAATATTGAGCAATAAAGCTGAAGAAAACCCTG ATTTCTATAACTGGAACAGAGTGAAGCTACGTTACTGTGATGGGGCATCTTTTGCTGGGGAGGGCCAGAATGAG GCTAACCAACTTTATTTTAGAGGACAAAGGATCTGGTCTGCTGCTATGGAGGAATTAATGGCCAAGGGAATGCAGAATGCTGAGCAG GCTCTTCTTTCTGGATGCTCAGCTGGGGGTCTAGCTTCCATTCTTCATTGTGATGAATTTAAGGATATGTTTCCAAGCACTACAAAAGTAAAATGTCTAAGTGATGCAGGCGTGTTCCTTGATGC AACCAATGTGGCTGGTGGACATACCTTAAGGGATATGTATAGGGGTGTGGTTACCTTACAG GGTGTGCAAAAGAATCTTCCAAATACTTGTACCAGCCAAATGGATCCAACTTCG TGCTTCTTCCCTCAAAACTTGATTGCAAATATCCAGACCCCTCTGTTCCTTCTCAATGCAGCCTATGATGCATGGCAG GTCCAAGAGAGTTTAATTCCATCATCTGCTGATCCTCACAGCTTCTGGCGTGACTGCAAAATGGATCATTCTCATTGTAACTCATCACAAATGCTGTTTCTGCAAG ACTTCAGGAATCAAATGCTCAGTGGCATAAATGGTTTCTCAATGTCCAACCAAAATGGTTTATTCATAAATTCTTGTTTTGCTCACTGCCAGTCAGAGAGACAGGACACATGGTATGCAAATGATTCCCCTCGTATTGGAAACAAG GCAATTGCAGCATCTGTTGGAGACTGGTTCTTTGATCGAACAGCTACTAAAGCTATTGACTGTCCGTACCCCTGTGACAATACTTGTCacaatcttatcttcaa TGATGTTACTTCAACCATAACAATCTCAGAGTCGACAAGATTGACATTTACTCCCCTAAATCTGCTTAATGCCTTCTTGATCACCTTAATATGTGTTCCAAATGCATCATGGGGTTTCAGTTTGGACAGTGACtaa
- the LOC105802909 gene encoding pectin acetylesterase 6 isoform X3 yields MKRVLIWVLSLWSIVGIGWSRSEDGLQELKAKDRLLSFLEKDAVSPGANSLMIPLTLIQGAASKGAVCLDGTPPGYHLDRGFGSGSNSWLIQLEGGGWCNTVRSCVFRKTTRRGSSKFMEKRLNFTGILSNKAEENPDFYNWNRVKLRYCDGASFAGEGQNEANQLYFRGQRIWSAAMEELMAKGMQNAEQALLSGCSAGGLASILHCDEFKDMFPSTTKVKCLSDAGVFLDATNVAGGHTLRDMYRGVVTLQGVQKNLPNTCTSQMDPTSCFFPQNLIANIQTPLFLLNAAYDAWQVQESLIPSSADPHSFWRDCKMDHSHCNSSQMLFLQDFRNQMLSGINGFSMSNQNGLFINSCFAHCQSERQDTWYANDSPRIGNKAIAASVGDWFFDRTATKAIDCPYPCDNTCHNLIFK; encoded by the exons atGAAGCGAGTTCTGATATGGGTTTTGAGTTTGTGGAGTATAGTTGGGATTGGTTGGAGCCGATCTGAAGATGGGTTGCAAGAACTTAAAGCTAAAGACAGATTACTTTCCTTCTTAGAGAAAGATGCAGTATCCCCTGGTGCCAACTCTCTCATGATTCCCCTCACTCTCATTCAAGGAGCTGCTTCTAAAGGAGCTG TTTGTCTGGATGGGACGCCTCCTGGTTATCATCTGGATCGTGGGTTCGGCTCTGGTTCAAACAGCTGGCTCATCCAATTGGAG gGAGGCGGATGGTGTAATACCGTTCGAAGTTGTGTCTTCCGCAAAACTACTCGACGTGGTTCATCAAAATTTATGGAGAAGCGACTAAATTTTACTGGAATATTGAGCAATAAAGCTGAAGAAAACCCTG ATTTCTATAACTGGAACAGAGTGAAGCTACGTTACTGTGATGGGGCATCTTTTGCTGGGGAGGGCCAGAATGAG GCTAACCAACTTTATTTTAGAGGACAAAGGATCTGGTCTGCTGCTATGGAGGAATTAATGGCCAAGGGAATGCAGAATGCTGAGCAG GCTCTTCTTTCTGGATGCTCAGCTGGGGGTCTAGCTTCCATTCTTCATTGTGATGAATTTAAGGATATGTTTCCAAGCACTACAAAAGTAAAATGTCTAAGTGATGCAGGCGTGTTCCTTGATGC AACCAATGTGGCTGGTGGACATACCTTAAGGGATATGTATAGGGGTGTGGTTACCTTACAG GGTGTGCAAAAGAATCTTCCAAATACTTGTACCAGCCAAATGGATCCAACTTCG TGCTTCTTCCCTCAAAACTTGATTGCAAATATCCAGACCCCTCTGTTCCTTCTCAATGCAGCCTATGATGCATGGCAG GTCCAAGAGAGTTTAATTCCATCATCTGCTGATCCTCACAGCTTCTGGCGTGACTGCAAAATGGATCATTCTCATTGTAACTCATCACAAATGCTGTTTCTGCAAG ACTTCAGGAATCAAATGCTCAGTGGCATAAATGGTTTCTCAATGTCCAACCAAAATGGTTTATTCATAAATTCTTGTTTTGCTCACTGCCAGTCAGAGAGACAGGACACATGGTATGCAAATGATTCCCCTCGTATTGGAAACAAG GCAATTGCAGCATCTGTTGGAGACTGGTTCTTTGATCGAACAGCTACTAAAGCTATTGACTGTCCGTACCCCTGTGACAATACTTGTCacaatcttatcttcaagtga
- the LOC105802911 gene encoding uncharacterized protein LOC105802911 — protein MASDESMTVVSSMREDELDDIDVGFDLDHHPHPHNLSRLSMCTSSMYEDEDDDDRMGMYMSRLSMESFDADVEEEFFSKDLLELSSDSDKEPGCYSLPATPPRRNPTRGLSQQLMGVVKDYASENEALKGGFGRPKGSKNLRKRRFIRERWAGKESKSDGKKKDMDFMVGYSNYSGSFSGESEAGSAGVVVITRPKGGKRSLCMDLEEVKACRDLGFELEHELMLEMPSASRVSLSGSTLDTTSSGGNSPIANWRISSPGDDPRDVKARLKVWAQAVALASSSKHCV, from the exons ATGGCATCTGATGAAAGTATGACGGTTGTTTCCTCTATGCGGGAAGATGAGTTGGATGATATTGATGTTGGGTTTGATCTTGATCATCACCCTCATCCACATAACTTGTCTAGGCTATCCATGTGCACTAGTTCCATGTACGAggatgaggatgatgatgaCCGCATGGGGATGTATATGTCGAGATTGTCCATGGAAAGCTTTGATGCGGATGTTGAGGAAGAGTTCTTCAGCAAAGACTTGCTTGAACTCTCGTCTGACTCTGACAAAGAACCTGGTTGTTATTCTCTTCCGGCCACGCCACCTCGTCGGAATCCGACTAGGGGGCTGTCTCAGCAGCTTATGGGAGTGGTCAAAGATTATGCCAGTGAAAATGAAGCTCTAAAGGGGGGTTTTGGAAGGCCAAAAGGGAGCAAGAATTTGAGGAAGAGGAGGTTTATAAGGGAAAGATGGGCAGGCAAGGAGAGTAAAAGTGATGGCAAAAAGAAAGATATGGATTTCATGGTGGGTTATAGTAATTACAGTGGAAGTTTTAGCGGGGAGAGTGAAGCGGGTAGTGCGGGTGTGGTGGTGATTACTAGGCCAAAAGGAGGCAAGAGGTCGCTGTGTATGGACCTGGAGGAAGTGAAGGCGTGTAGGGACCTGGGTTTTGAGTTAGAACATGAGCTTATGTTGGAGATGCCCAGTGCCAGTCGTGTTTCACTCTCAGGTTCCACTCTTGATACTACCAGTAGCGGTGGCAATTCTCCCATAGCCAACTGGCGTATCTCTAGCCCTG GTGACGACCCCAGGGATGTCAAGGCTCGGCTGAAGGTGTGGGCACAAGCAGTGGCGCTTGCATCCTCATCCAAGCATTGCGTTTGA
- the LOC105802907 gene encoding transcription factor MYB61: protein MGRHSCCYKQKLRKGLWSPEEDEKLLRHITKYGHGCWSSVPKQAGLQRCGKSCRLRWINYLRPDLKRGTFSQEEENLIIELHAVLGNRWSQIAAQLPGRTDNEIKNLWNSCLKKKLRQRGIDPVTHKPLSEVEHGEDKSQPRTNSKDMASSELNINTNNPKPGTSPVTPRGYQLEMEGSPTSKTVNSSDNNGNTTTNLMVSTTTASKGFFLDKFSTNSQPSDLVGHLPVHQLNYASNARLSSTSNPTPWFTQTTQAFDINSEFSSAAMSSFLPPLTASFLSASMGYKPSVADSPSMASFTVNGSRYWETGASANNNSNSSSNSTELQSNSSFYDNNSSSWGLPDCSTPEKEAPLHLMESQAEDIKWSEYLNNPLLMAAALQNQTPQSLYNMDIKSETHFLTNNSSNSMWTHNQQQQQQEPLQNPNMCAAKDIHRLTAAYGHV, encoded by the exons ATGGGGAGGCACTCTTGCTGTTACAAGCAGAAGCTAAGGAAAGGTCTTTGGTCTCCCGAAGAAGATGAGAAGCTCTTGAGGCATATTACCAAGTACGGCCATGGTTGCTGGAGCTCTGTCCCTAAACAAGCTG GTCTGCAGAGGTGTGGAAAGAGCTGCAGGTTAAGGTGGATTAATTATTTAAGGCCTGATTTAAAGAGAGGTACATTCtctcaagaagaagaaaacctcATAATTGAACTTCATGCAGTTTTGGGGAACAG GTGGTCCCAAATTGCGGCACAATTGCCAGGAAGAACCGACAATGAAATTAAAAACCTATGGAACTCTTGCTTAAAGAAGAAGCTTAGGCAGCGAGGCATTGACCCTGTCACTCACAAACCCCTCTCAGAGGTTGAACATGGTGAAGACAAGAGTCAACCACGCACCAACAGCAAGGATATGGCTTCAAGTGAATTGAACATCAACACCAACAATCCTAAACCTGGAACATCACCAGTTACTCCACGAGGTTACCAACTGGAAATGGAAGGTTCTCCCACCTCCAAGACAGTGAACAGCAGCGATAACAATGGCAACACCACCACCAATTTGATGGTATCTACTACTACAGCCAGCAAAGGCTTCTTTCTGGATAAATTCTCGACCAACAGCCAGCCTTCTGATTTGGTGGGGCATCTTCCAGTTCACCAATTGAACTATGCGTCCAATGCCAGGCTCTCATCTACCTCCAACCCTACTCCCTGGTTCACCCAAACTACCCAAGCTTTCGATATCAATTCCGAATTTTCTTCAGCAGCGATGTCCAGTTTTCTCCCACCATTAACGGCTTCGTTTCTGTCTGCTTCTATGGGGTACAAGCCTTCCGTCGCTGATAGTCCTTCAATGGCCTCGTTCACCGTGAATGGTTCCCGCTATTGGGAAACGGGTGCCTCCGCTAACAACAACAGTAACAGCAGCAGCAACAGCACTGAGCTGCAAAGCAATAGTTCCTTCTACGACAATAATAGCTCCTCTTGGGGATTACCAGATTGTAGCACACCAGAGAAAGAGGCTCCACTCCATCTAATGGAAAGTCAAGCAGAAGATATAAAATGGAGCGAATATCTGAATAACCCATTGCTAATGGCCGCTGCTTTGCAAAATCAAACTCCACAGTCCTTGTACAACATGGACATCAAATCAGAAACACATTTCCTCACTAATAATTCATCAAACAGTATGTGGACTCATAACCAACAGCAACAGCAGCAAGAACCTTTACAAAATCCCAATATGTGTGCTGCTAAGGACATCCACAGACTTACAGCAGCTTATGGACATGTTTAG